One Algoriphagus sp. Y33 genomic window, CTACCAAAAAAAAATCCAAGAAAGAGTCGATAAGCTCTCTGAAGTAGGCAATAGGTTGAATGCCATAAAGTCTGACTCTGTTTTTGCCATGACCCTTCGGGATACTACGCTGGTCCCGGCTATCAACAGCGAGCTCAACATGTTAAAAAAATCTTTGCGGACAGTTGATAGTATTTATCTGGAGCAGGAAATTGTTACCGCACGATTTCAAGCCAGAGTTTCCGAAAACACCTTAGTATTTCTGACTTTGAACCAATACCTGTCCCAGAGCAAGAAGAGGCTCGACAGACTCTATTGGACCAAGGAGATCAATTACCCTTGGGAACCTATTAATTATCCTGAACTAACCAATCTGTCTTCTGTAGCCATAGACTCAGTTGGGCTCAATGCAAAACTGATGAAAGCGTATATGGTACGGAGCGGGTACGTTTTTTTAATATGCAGCATTATACTGATTCTTATATATCTCAAAATCAAATCCACAATCAACGAGATAGGCAAGCAAAAAGAGTTTGCCTCCCTTATTCTTGACCGTGTCAAATATTTCAAAAGACATACATTCTCCTCCACCTTACTAATTCTGCTTCCTATATTTTTGATTATATTCAACAGACCGCCCTTGGTTTTTATTTCAATCCTCTCGTTTTCCATGGTGGTGGCTTCAAGCCTTCTTGTCAAAGAGCAGTTTGGTGAATATTTCAATAAAATCTGGTTTGCCTTTCTTCTCCCCTACTTACTATTGGCACTTACCAGTTTGAATTGGAAAGTAGTTTACCAAGAAAGATGGTACATACTTTTATCTTCCTTGCTTTTTCTGGGAATGGGGGTTTTACTTTTAAGGCATACCATTGCCGGTAAAGAGAAATACCATACGCTGATAAAGTACCTCGCTGTATTTCTGATAGCGATAGAAGGATTTGCATTCATAGCCAATGTTATGGGGAGGTTTAACCTATCAAAGACCTACTCTGTCACAGGAGCCATCCTATTCTATCGTGGTATAGGGTTATTCCTTTTTGTCAATGTATTTCTAGAAGCCATCTATCTTTTTATAGAACACAGCAAGAAAGAGAATGATGTATTTACCTCCTATTTTGACTTTCAGGACTTGCAGAAGCGAATGAAAGGTTTTCTATACATATTTGCTACTGCGACATGGGTATATGGAGTAATCTGGCACCTGGGGTATTTTGACGAAATCTATAATTGGTTCTCGGAATTTCTGCGTCAAGACCGTACACTTGGAGACACTGTATTCCAGTTCGGAAGTATTCTTCTTTTCATTATTATACTCTATGTGTCTACATTTTTGGCAAATAACATCGCCTACTTTGCTTCAGTCAAAGATCAGAAAACGGCAACTTCAAGAAAACAACGATTGGGAAGTTCCATCCTTCTAATCCGTCTGGCGGTGTTGGTTACAGGTTTTTTTATAGGGATGACCGCCGCCAAAATCCCTCTCGACAAAATAGCAATCGTGTTGGGAGCTTTGTCGGTAGGTATTGGTTTTGGCTTGCAGACAATTATAAACAACCTGGTGTCAGGGGTGATCCTAGCTTTCGAACGTCCCATTCAGATCGGGGATGAAATCCAAGTAGGCGTAAATGCAGGTACGGTCAAAGATGTAGGAATACGGGCAAGTAAAATCCAAGCATACGACGGTTCCGAAATAGTGGTCCCCAATGGTGACTTGCTATCACAAAGCTTGATTAATTGGACACTTTCGGATAAAAAGCGAAGAGTAGAACTGATTATTGGAGTAGGATACGGATCTGACATGAAGCTGGTGAAATCCGTGTTAGAAGAAGTGTTGACAAGGGACCGAATACTTAAAGCCCCTTCACCACGTGTCTATATGCAAACTTTCAACGATAGTTCTGTGGACTTTCGAGTGCTATTTTGGGTAGAAAGTATAGATATCTGGATAGATGTGAGGGGCGAGGTAATGAATGCTATTTTCGAGAAATTCGCTGAAAGCAACATTGAAATTCCATTTCCAAAAAGGGATCTTTATCTAAAAAGTGTCCCTTCCAATTGGCAGGAAAAAATCTCAAAACCCGGAGAAGACATAAGTCCGACAACTCCTGATTCTAAGCTAAAAAGCAATTCTGATGATGAGAATAAAAAATCCTCTGAAGATTAGTCTCCAGAGGATTGATTCTCGCAAACAAAAAAGATTTTATTAAGCTCTTTTTACATTGACAGCATTTGGTCCTTTTTTGCCATCCTTGATGTCATAAGTAACTTTGTCATTCTGTGCGACTTGATCCACCAAACCGGTTGCGTGTACGAATACTTCGCTTTGAGACTCATCGTCAACGATAAATCCAAACCCCTTGGCTTCATTGTAAAATTTTACTGTTCCGGTAAACATAATAAATTGTGATAAATTGGAATTGAAAGAGAGTTAAATGTAAATATTCGATTAAAAAAAACAAAATAATCATTCCTGTTTTCAGAAAATGAAGAAAATAATATTGGTCAGACACGGAAAATCCGCCTGGAACAACTCTAATTTGAGCGATCACGACAGACCTTTGGCGGTTAGGGGCTTGAATGATGTGCCTAAAATAGGGTCTCGATTAAGGGAAAAAGAAATTTTCCCCGACTTGATCTTAAGCTCCACCGCCACAAGAGCTTCCCAAACAGCCGAAATACTCGCTAAAGTATTGGCTGTGCCTAAATCTAACGTGGTATATGATACTAATCTCTACCATGCATCTTACAGTGTTTTGCTGAAATGCATTCAAAAACAAGACGATTCCCATGAATTGATCTTTTTGGTAGGACACAATCCCGGAATGAATGATTTCATAGCGTATTTCGGAGGAAACTTGGACAATCTCCCCACCTCAGGACAATACGGGTTGCTCCTGCATACAGACCATTGGAAAAACCTACGTCCTGAAAACTCAACATTCTGGTTTGTTGATTACCCTAAGAAAGGGTGATAAAGTAGGGTATGGTGGAAAGCAAGTAGTAAAATATGGTGAGAAGCGAGAAGGAATTAGTGGTCTGGTCAGTTGCACTTTTCCAAAGTTTCGAACTTTGGAAAAGCCATAAGGATACAAGATTGTAATAGCATACACCTGCGAAAAACTCAGCATACACCTGTGGTTAAATCTGATGAGAACTGATCAGTTGCAGTGTGTCAGTCTTGAGCATCGATGTTCGGGACATAACATCCAGACCAACAAAAAACTAAATGCCACCTCTGTAAAAAAACTTGGCTACTCAAAAAAAGGCTTCGACTTTCATGCCTTCGGCAGACTGGCTGCTACCGATGACAGAATTTAAATAAGTATGCAAATGTTGTGTCAGTCCGAGCGAAATCGAGGCCCCTTCGTACTTCCCGACTCTCGTCGGTCAGGTGCTCAGGGTGACCCCAACTTTGTTCCTAAATCCCTTACAGTCATTATTCTTTAGTGAGTTCTAAATTTATTTTTGTTACTCAACCAGACACTTCACGTTCCATCAAAATAGTAGCAGACGAATGGTTAAAACCAGCTAGTTGCGACCTCCGCGAAAAACGCTGTACCCACTGTGGTTAAATCGCAGTCCCAGTAGCTACATCGGCAATTCAAAGCTCCTGACATCCTGGATTACTTCCTGAAACCCGCTTTCATTTTCCAGCATGTACTTGATCTTTGACGCTACTGATTCCGGTGAAGCAAGATCCCCATTCTCCTTGTAGTTTTTGAATCGCTCTATTTGGGGAAAATCCAATCCATCAGCCTGTCTGATTTCACCCTGCATCCGTGTATCTACTATTCCCGGGGCAACACTAAAAAACCGTATCTCTTCATTTTCTTTAGCCGCTACTTGGGTAAACATTGCCAACGCAGCTTTGGTACTACAATATCCTCCCCAGCCTTCTACCGGTTTGGAAGCAGCCCCGGAACTGATATTGCAAATAATCCTTTGTGCTGCAGAATTCTTGAAAGTCGACACAAAAGCATTCATCAGATACATGGGAGCCAGCACGTTGACATTGAGTTGAATTCTCAGACTGTCCAATTGAAGCTTACCAACAGGCTTGATCTCCCCTATCAATCCCGCGTTATTAACCAGTATAATTTCCTTGTAATCTCCTGAAGGGAACAACTTAGGAAGTTCAGTTTCCAATAAATCAATCTCACCAAAATCAATGCTGATTTCGGTGAGATTGGGATTAGCCAGTCCAAGTTTGGTTCTGGAAATGCCTATGATTTCAAACTCATCATGTTGCAGATAAGCATCTAGAATAGCTCTCCCAAGTCCCTTGCTATGACCAGTAAGTATAAGAAGTGATTTCTGCATGATATTGAATTTTATAGAATGTACTGGGACAGATCTCTGTTTTGTACAAGGGAATTCAATCGTTCTGCTACCATTTCCTTGGTTACCATAATTTTGGAATTGGCAGTAATGGTATCAGGCACATCAAACAAGAAATCATTGAGCAGATGACTCATGACTGTGTGAAGTCTTCTTGCCCCGATATTCTCCACTTCCTGATTGATCAGGAATGCCAATCGGGCGATCTCCTCGATAGATTCGTCATTGAATTCAAGATACACTTCCTCTGACTCAAACAGTGCTTGATATTGCTTGGTAAGAGCATTTTTGGGCTCTCTCAAAATCCTTGAAAAATCCTCCTGTGTCAAGCTTTGCAACTCTACCCTGATAGGAAATCTTCCTTGTAATTCCGGAATCAAATCCGAAGGTTTTGCCACATGGAATGCTCCTGCTGCGATAAATAACACATGGTCAGTATTAATCACACCGTATTTGGTATTGACCGCCGATCCTTCTACAATAGGAAGCAAATCCCGCTGCACACCTTCACGGCTCACATCAGGGCCACCGCCATTTTTACCGGACTTGGATGCGATCTTATCTATCTCATCTATGAAAATGATTCCGTTATTTTCGGCAAGTTGGATCGCTTCCTCCTTCACTTCTTCGAAGTCAACCAACTTGGACATTTCCTCTTCAAGCAAAATCTTTCTTGCTTCAGAAATACTAACCTTTCGCTTTTTGGTTTTTTTAGGCATCATGTTGGAAATCATATCCTGAAGACCTGCCATACTGGCATCATCCATCATACCGTTTCCAATCATCCCTACGCCCATCGGCGAACCGGCTTTGACGTTTATTTCAATTTTGCGATCATCCAATTCTCCGTCACGAAGCTTCTCTCTGAATCGCTCACGAGTTCTTTCGTTTAATTCCGCATCATTGCTTGGCTCAGCATTCTCATCGGTATCTACAGAAATAGCACGTGTAAAACCGGCACTTTTCACCGGTGGAATCAAAATATCCAAGATTATTTCCTCCACAGCTTCAGTAGCTTTCGCTTTCACCGACTCATTTTTCTGCTCTCTCACCAATGCTACCGACTGCTCCACAAGATCCCGTACCATACTCTCCACATCACGCCCTACATAACCAACTTCTGTGAATTTGGAAGCTTCCACCTTTGTAAAGGGTGCATTGGCTATTTTTGCCAATCTTCTGGCAATTTCAGTCTTACCTACTCCGGTAGATCCGATCATAAGGATATTGTTCGGTACGATATCTTTTTGGATATCGGACTTCACCATCAGTCGGCGAATTCTGTTTCTCAGGGCAATAGCAACGTTCCGTTTTGCGTCATTTTGCCCAATAATATATTTATCCAACTCGGCGACGATTTGTCTCGGAGTCAGCGAAAGTATTTTTTCCATGATGTTAGGTTAAAATGTACCCAGACCGTGGTGGTCACTCTAGGTCTGGGCTTTAATTAGGTATGTTATTTAAAGGAAAGTATCTCCCAAAAAGGAAGCATGTATCCTATTTGTTATCTTTTCCGTTTTCTGACTGCAGATTGAAATGCAGTGGATTTTCGACCTTAGTCTTGAGCAAGGCAATCTCCAACACCTCTTCCACCTTATTCACAAAATGGAATTCCACACCTTTCACATATTGCTCATCGATTTCCTCAATATCCCGTTTGTTTTTACTGCAAAGGATGATTTCTTTGATTCCTGCTCTCTTGGCAGCAAGTATTTTTTCCTTTATCCCGCCCACCGGCATTACTTTTCCGATCAAACTGATCTCACCGGTCATGGCCACTTTGGCTTTCACCTTTCGCTGGGTAAACACCGAAGCCATCGCAGTGAGCATGGTGATGCCGGCTGAAGGCCCGTCTTTTGGAACAGCTCCCGCAGGGACATGTATATGAAGGTCATATTGGTCAAACACTCTATGATCGATCCCCAATCTGTCAGCTTTGGATTTCAGGTAGGATAACGCCGTCATCGCCGATTCTTTCATCACATCGCCCAACTGCCCCGAAAGTGTAAGTTTTCCTTTTCCTTTGCTCAGGCTAGTTTCAATAAACAAAATCTCACCACCCACACTTGTCCATGCCAAGCCTGTAACTACTCCCGCGATACTATTATCCGTGTATGATTCCTTGTCGAATATTTCAGAGCCCAATATTTTCCTGACAGCAGCAGCAGTGATTTTGGGACTGTACTCCTCTTCCATGGCAATGGATTTGGCAATATTTCTCACTACTTTTCCTATCGCTCTTTCCAAACTTCTCACGCCGGACTCTCTGGTATAATCTTCGATCAATTTTACCAAGGCAGCCTTGTCAAAGGTGATTTGCTTGGATTTCAACCCATGTTCTTTTCTCTGCTTAGGCACCAAGTGACGCTTGGCAATTTCTACTTTCTCTTCTTGGG contains:
- a CDS encoding mechanosensitive ion channel family protein, producing MKCFLTLLVLILAVPSFSLAQGEGDNSNNTTADPIAETFDTLFNYTDSVNIPAKTSKSAGTILHQVISKVQRYAFDLNGLNLVLSDQLDTAEMSEKLPEIHLAAKMIKNKTEADSQYLNHRYLVGMENLVSTIGDLNNTYQKKIQERVDKLSEVGNRLNAIKSDSVFAMTLRDTTLVPAINSELNMLKKSLRTVDSIYLEQEIVTARFQARVSENTLVFLTLNQYLSQSKKRLDRLYWTKEINYPWEPINYPELTNLSSVAIDSVGLNAKLMKAYMVRSGYVFLICSIILILIYLKIKSTINEIGKQKEFASLILDRVKYFKRHTFSSTLLILLPIFLIIFNRPPLVFISILSFSMVVASSLLVKEQFGEYFNKIWFAFLLPYLLLALTSLNWKVVYQERWYILLSSLLFLGMGVLLLRHTIAGKEKYHTLIKYLAVFLIAIEGFAFIANVMGRFNLSKTYSVTGAILFYRGIGLFLFVNVFLEAIYLFIEHSKKENDVFTSYFDFQDLQKRMKGFLYIFATATWVYGVIWHLGYFDEIYNWFSEFLRQDRTLGDTVFQFGSILLFIIILYVSTFLANNIAYFASVKDQKTATSRKQRLGSSILLIRLAVLVTGFFIGMTAAKIPLDKIAIVLGALSVGIGFGLQTIINNLVSGVILAFERPIQIGDEIQVGVNAGTVKDVGIRASKIQAYDGSEIVVPNGDLLSQSLINWTLSDKKRRVELIIGVGYGSDMKLVKSVLEEVLTRDRILKAPSPRVYMQTFNDSSVDFRVLFWVESIDIWIDVRGEVMNAIFEKFAESNIEIPFPKRDLYLKSVPSNWQEKISKPGEDISPTTPDSKLKSNSDDENKKSSED
- a CDS encoding cold-shock protein, which encodes MFTGTVKFYNEAKGFGFIVDDESQSEVFVHATGLVDQVAQNDKVTYDIKDGKKGPNAVNVKRA
- a CDS encoding histidine phosphatase family protein, encoding MKKIILVRHGKSAWNNSNLSDHDRPLAVRGLNDVPKIGSRLREKEIFPDLILSSTATRASQTAEILAKVLAVPKSNVVYDTNLYHASYSVLLKCIQKQDDSHELIFLVGHNPGMNDFIAYFGGNLDNLPTSGQYGLLLHTDHWKNLRPENSTFWFVDYPKKG
- a CDS encoding SDR family NAD(P)-dependent oxidoreductase — protein: MQKSLLILTGHSKGLGRAILDAYLQHDEFEIIGISRTKLGLANPNLTEISIDFGEIDLLETELPKLFPSGDYKEIILVNNAGLIGEIKPVGKLQLDSLRIQLNVNVLAPMYLMNAFVSTFKNSAAQRIICNISSGAASKPVEGWGGYCSTKAALAMFTQVAAKENEEIRFFSVAPGIVDTRMQGEIRQADGLDFPQIERFKNYKENGDLASPESVASKIKYMLENESGFQEVIQDVRSFELPM
- the hslU gene encoding ATP-dependent protease ATPase subunit HslU, which produces MEKILSLTPRQIVAELDKYIIGQNDAKRNVAIALRNRIRRLMVKSDIQKDIVPNNILMIGSTGVGKTEIARRLAKIANAPFTKVEASKFTEVGYVGRDVESMVRDLVEQSVALVREQKNESVKAKATEAVEEIILDILIPPVKSAGFTRAISVDTDENAEPSNDAELNERTRERFREKLRDGELDDRKIEINVKAGSPMGVGMIGNGMMDDASMAGLQDMISNMMPKKTKKRKVSISEARKILLEEEMSKLVDFEEVKEEAIQLAENNGIIFIDEIDKIASKSGKNGGGPDVSREGVQRDLLPIVEGSAVNTKYGVINTDHVLFIAAGAFHVAKPSDLIPELQGRFPIRVELQSLTQEDFSRILREPKNALTKQYQALFESEEVYLEFNDESIEEIARLAFLINQEVENIGARRLHTVMSHLLNDFLFDVPDTITANSKIMVTKEMVAERLNSLVQNRDLSQYIL